A single genomic interval of Lewinellaceae bacterium harbors:
- a CDS encoding PorP/SprF family type IX secretion system membrane protein, protein MTRIYLLPFLLLAAFCLQAQQLSLFTQYRENIGILNPAAVESDFLAFGQNITFGANYRAQWVGLENAPSTQTVRGSYLYADGAGVALMAGGHLMNDQTGPTGFTGLYGRIAGIVTSDPEVGGFVVGISAGAVNFRINSSEIRLRDQGDLVGTTDQSQFFPDVGVGVYYYHLVGRNDDYFYAGLSVPQVIGLDLTIQNDEGEYVTQRVQHFYGMLGFYKFFDNDSFLEPSAWVKYAQGAPINADFNLRYYLPVNFWVGAGGATSGTVHLETGVVLGDPTDRSFKIGYGFGYSFSSFGPTAGTTHEINLSYSMFR, encoded by the coding sequence ACTTGCTCCCATTTTTGCTGTTGGCGGCATTCTGCCTCCAGGCGCAACAACTTTCCCTATTTACTCAATACCGTGAAAATATTGGGATTCTCAACCCCGCTGCTGTCGAGAGCGACTTTCTGGCCTTTGGGCAGAACATCACCTTCGGCGCCAACTACCGCGCCCAGTGGGTCGGCCTGGAGAATGCGCCCAGCACCCAAACGGTGCGCGGCTCCTATCTCTATGCTGACGGGGCCGGTGTAGCGCTCATGGCGGGCGGCCACCTGATGAATGACCAGACCGGCCCCACCGGCTTTACCGGCTTGTACGGCCGCATAGCGGGCATCGTCACTTCCGATCCCGAAGTGGGCGGTTTTGTGGTGGGCATCAGCGCCGGGGCGGTCAATTTCCGCATCAATTCCTCAGAGATACGCCTTCGCGACCAGGGAGACCTGGTAGGCACCACCGACCAGTCTCAGTTTTTCCCCGATGTGGGCGTCGGCGTTTATTACTACCATCTGGTAGGCCGCAACGACGACTACTTCTACGCCGGCCTTTCCGTTCCTCAGGTTATCGGATTGGACCTCACCATCCAGAATGATGAAGGCGAGTACGTCACGCAACGCGTCCAGCACTTCTACGGCATGCTGGGCTTTTACAAATTTTTCGACAACGACAGCTTCCTCGAACCCTCAGCCTGGGTTAAGTACGCCCAGGGGGCTCCCATCAACGCTGACTTCAACCTCCGGTACTACCTGCCGGTCAACTTCTGGGTTGGCGCCGGCGGCGCGACTTCCGGCACCGTTCACCTCGAAACGGGGGTGGTGCTGGGCGACCCCACCGACCGGTCTTTCAAAATCGGCTATGGCTTTGGTTATTCGTTCAGCTCGTTTGGGCCCACCGCCGGGACGACCCACGAGATCAACCTGTCCTATTCGATGTTTCGTTAA